CCTTCTACGCGACGAAGGCCTGTGTTTGGGCGGGTCCAGCGGCATCAATATCGCGGGGGCCGTGCGCCTTGCGCGTGAAATGGGCCCGGGCCATACCATTGTGACCATTCTTTGTGACTATGGAACACGATACCAAAGCAAACTGTTCAATCCCAGTTTCCTAAAAGAAAAAGGCTTGCCTTACCCAGAATGGCTTGCGGCCTCGCCGCGCTCCATCCCCGGTGTTTTTGAGGATTGATTAGATGCAAGTATTGAGTCGCTGCGGCGGGGTGTTTCGCTGGATTTTTAGCGCGGTTGCGGTTTGCGGCGCGCTTGGGGCGCAAACATCCCCCGCAGTAGCGCAATCTTCCAACGACGCTTCGGCCGCAACAATTCCGATCCCCAGACCTGTCAGAAAATCGGAAACCGCGCCTGAAAAAACGTCGCCTGCCGAAGAGGCGGGCGACGATGGTTCCTTTGAGATTTTGCGCACGTTGCGTTCGACCGTTTTGGAGAACGGGAAAACCTACGGCGATTGGGAGACGTTTTCAAAGCGGGCCCAAAAGGAAGTTGTGAACGCAACCGAGACTACGGAAAACCTTGAGTCTCTGCGTAAAAAAATTGTTGTTTGGAGAGATTTATTTCTTGGCAAAGAAGACCTTAATTCCGGTCAAATTTCAACGCTCGACGGCCAGATCGAGGCGCTGTCCCCCACGTTACCCTCAGGGTCCAATGGGACCGAAGAAGAAACCGCAGAAATTGTAAAATTTAAACTGAAGGGCCTCGAAAAGGAACGTGCGGTCCTGCGAGTACCTTCTCTTGCGGCGGCCGAAGCGTTTGCTTTGGCCACAGGGCTAATTCGCGAGATCGACCGTATCATAAATGCGCGTAAACGCTCGGAATTCCTAGTGTCTACCCCCTCGCCAATTCTTCCACAGTATTGGGCGCAGACCATTGAATATCTTTATGATTTCTATAGCATTATCCCGGCAGAAACGCGGGTAGAATGGCATAAAAAGGATCGCAACCAGAACCTCCTGACAAATGCCCCACGGATTCTGCTGTTTCTCCTAATGGCCTTGGTGATGTTTCTGCGCTGGGGAACTTGGATGTCAAAAGCGCAAGACCGCGCGGCGCAACAAACGAGTGAACCCTTGCGCCGGTTTTCCTCAGTTGCCTTGTCTGCACTCACGAATTTAGCCCCGATTTTCGGAATTTTGCTAATCCTTAAAGTGCTTGTTCTCTTGGGTCTATTCGGATCGCACGGGTTGGCTTTGGTTTCGGGGCTCGGGCAACTGGCCTTGATGTTTGTTGTTGGGCGCTGGCTGGGACAAAAGGTGTTTCCGCGGGAAAACGTTGGCAACGAAATTTTTCACCTGACGGCGGCTCAACGTGCCGAAGCGCGGTTTTATACAAACATCTTGAGTGTTATTCTGGGACTATCCTCGTTGGGTATCCTAATGTTTGGCATTTCTACTCCAGAAAAGGGCGTCGAGGCCGTTTTGGTCTATCCGCTCATTCTTGGCTCTGGATTAGTGAGTTTTCGACTCGTTCAATTGTTCCGCAAGGGCGTCCTTGATGAACTCGAAAATAGCGATGGAACAACAAACCCAACTTTCCGCAATCAGGTCATCGCCTTTATAAGCCGTTTGGTGATGATACCAGCTATTTTGGGGCCAATTCTTGCCACGCTTGGATACTACAATGCAGGGGTGATGGTGACGTCGCCTTTGATCCCGTCGTTGGCCCTTTTAGCCGTTATTCTTATCCTCCATCAGGTTTCTAATCAGGTTTATGATTTGATTGCATGGCGATTTGGCGCATCACAGGAATCGATCATTCCTGTCCTCGTCGGCTTTGTTTTGGCGATTGGGTCCATCCCTCTTTTTGCAATTATTGCGGGGGTACGTCCGGCCCAAATCTTTGACTATTGGAACCTTTTCTTAAACGGCTTTACCTTCGGAACAACACGAGTTTCCCCCTCGAGCCTGCTGTTGTTTTTGTTTGCGTTTGGCGCGGTCTTTACAATTACGCGGCTTCTTCAAGGGGCATTGCGCAGTACACTCTTGCCAAAAACCACGCTCGACATTGGGGGGCAAAATGCCATCGTGTCTGGCCTTGGATATGTTGGGATCTTCCTTGCGGGGCTCGCGGCAATTATGGTGGCAGGGATTGATCTTAGCTCCTTGGCGATTGTCGCTGGGGCCTTGTCGGTCGGTATTGGTTTTGGCCTTCAAAACATCGTTTCCAACTTTGTATCGGGCATAATTCTACTGGCAGAAAGACCTATATCCGAGGGCGACTGGATTGAAACCAGTGACGGCCAAATGGGGTATGTCCGCGATATTTCGGTACGCTCAACTCGGATCGAAACCTTTGACAGAACGGATGTTATCATTCCCAACGGTGATCTCGTTTCCGGCGTGGTAACGAACTGGACGCGCGGCAATTCGATTGGTCGGCTTATTTTGCCTATAGGCGTCGCCTATGACTCGGATTCAAATCAAGTCGCGGATCTCCTACTCGAAGTCGCCAATGGCCACCCAATGGTCTTGGCAACCCCCGAACCCAAGGCCCTGTTTCGCGGGTTTGGCGCGTCAAGTTTGGATTTTGAGTTGCGGCTCATTTTGCGGGACATTAATTGGAAACTAAATGTTCAAAGCGACCTAAATCATGAAATTTTGCGACGTTTCAATGAAGCGGGCATTTCCATCCCATTCCCACAATCGGACCTTTGGTTGCGCAACCCCGAGGACTTAAAAGGGTTTGGCCCACCCCCTGCAAAACCGTTAGAAGAGCCTTCCATATGAGTGTAAAACTGTTCCATCAAGACCCGTATCTGCGCGATGCCCCTGCCACGGTTATGGCCCATACTCCCGAAGGCGGAGTGGTTTTGGATGGCTCGATTTTTTATCCAACCGGTGGGGGCAACCCGGCGATAGCGGGAAGCTCATATGGGCGCCATCCGAGACCCTTGAGGTGGCGACAACCATCAAGGGGCAGGGCGAGCAGATCATCCTCCTTCCCGCCACTCCAGCGCCACTTCCACCCATTGGGACCGCGGTAATACAGCAGCTAGATTGGGAACGTCGTCACCGTCACATGCGGATTCACACAGCGCTTCATATCCTGTCGGTGGTGATCCCTTTGCCGGTGACCGGAGGCTCAATCGGGTCTGAAAAAGGGCGTCTCGACTTTGATATGCCCTATCCGCTGGAAAATCGCGAGGCGCTTGAGGAGGGGATAAATGCGCTCATTGATCGCGATCTCCCCATTACCGAAACGTGGATTACGGATGCTGAACTCGACGCGAACCCCGGTCTGGTTAAGACGCTCCGCGTTCAACCGCCCCGAGGTTCAGGACGCATCCGGCTCATCGCAATAGGCGAGGGACGCGAAATGATTGATTTGCAGCCCTGTGGCGGTACACATGTGGCACGCACAGGCGAAATTGGCCTGATTCATTTCGGGAAAGTCGAGAAAAAAGGCGCAACCAATCGACGGGTCAACATTCTACTAGATGTCTAGATTTCGCATGATTTTTAAGGCTAAATGCCAAATGCAATTGCTCCAGGAATTAAAGTCTGAGACACAGATTCAAGTTTTAGTGCTAAATCCACTGTTTGCCCTTGCGCCCCTTCAAACCCCACACTAAAACCCGCCCAACGGACAGGTGGCCGAGTGGTCGAAGGCGCACGCCTGGAAAGTGTGTAGGCGGGTGACCGTCTCCAGGGTTCGAATCCCTGTCTGTCCGCCACTACCTTTTGTGTAGAAATAATTTATCAAACAAAATCAGTGACTTGTAGCCAATATCGCTATTTAGTGTTTGCGCAATGTAGGCCAAAATGTAGGCCAAATTGTAGGCCAAATATTGATCGCCTTTTTGGCCACATCCGCACACGGAATCGTCGCCGACTTGGTAGGGCACTAATCGCGCGGCAATGTGTGCTGTTAGTAGGGGCACGCGCGCCAAGACCGACAAGATTACTGTCCACAATGCAAAGCGCACAGGATCGCAACGACACATCTAATCCAACATAATATTCCATCACCTATCTCCCTTGTTCACAGCTATTCTGTGATCTTAGTAGGAGCTTGGCCTAAAAGCGAAAGGCTGCCCAATTAAACTTGCTCTCCGCCCTTAGTGTTTAATGACACGAACGGCCCTTAGCCGACATTAACAACTACGCACATCAATGTCTGCTTTACGGGAACAAAGCTGCAGTAGAAACGGATCGCTATTGGGCGACCGGCTGCTAATTGCAGTATTCTTTCCCAGCGATGTCACGCTTCATGAAGGTCAGAAGTCATCTGTCCGGGTTACGCTGTCGGGACATGAAGAGTAGCTCCTACCTTCAGTCCCAAAAGCTTTTTTTGACAAAGCCATTTCTACCCCATGGGCCACTTAGACGAGTCCCTTGCTTTACCTCTGCAGCTGAGGGGCAAGCACTCATATCTTGAGCCCAAATGACCGAATCGGAGGCATTCCGATTTTTGTACAAACACACTGTTTCCAAAATTTTGCTTTGATATAAATCAAACTAATGCAACATTAGTAACTACGATGCTGAGTAGTGGCAGCACAAGTAACGAGTTGAATTAGTACTAAGTTCGAGTTGAGTTTATTAAGTAGTGAGTTGTGACGAGTATGAATAGAATTAACGAGTTGAAGAGTTATGCTGTGTTCCTACCCAGAGACGGGGCCGCAAATGATCCCAAAAAGATTTGGTTTCCTAAGTCTTCGACAGCTGAAAAGATTTTGCCGCTAGAGACCAGAATTCAAGGGTGCCTAGCGACTTTGACTTTGTTGAAGTCATTACGAATGCCTGTGAGCCTCCCATGGTTCGAAACCCTTGTATTTATTGTTTTGATCTTGGGAACACGGACACAGCTCTAATAGGCAATCTATTTGTGTATTTAGGTAGTCCTTTTGTTTGTGTCTTTTGAGATAAAGTCGCCCCCAAAAGGGGCGACTTTATTATGACGGGAAGACATGCTTCGTAATCTCACCAAGCGGAAAAATCCTCTCGCGCCATAGAACAGAAAAACCATCAGTACTCCTATTGTGCCTAGGATGCGTCGGCTGCCAGTTGAATTATCGATCTGTGTGTTGGAAGCACCGCATGTTGTTGGCTCTGATAAGAAGCATCCTTGGAAAGCGCTACGTGGGCGGTTTCAAGATGTCGTGCTGGTACGTTTGGAAAAAGATGATGCACCAGGTGAAAGCAATCATTCCGCGGGAAAAACAATAACCGCACTGGAAGCGGAGCCAGAACATTGCGAGAAGCTTCTAGCTCGTCTTCTGCGCCTACAATTCCAGCGTGATCCAGACAGTCTGTCCAAAAATTCAATGTCGGAAAGATGTAAAACATTGGTAGCAAGACAAAGAATGCCGACGTAGCAGGATAGAAGATCGAGAAGACAAAAATTGTTACCAATAGAGCCATTTTGATTCCAAAGAATAACCGGCCGTCACCGCCTGAAAGATTGACGCCAGAATACATTTTTAGATGGCGCCCTAGCAATGGGGTTATCATGTGCTGAAGAATTGTTTTTCTTGTCAGCGGCTTGTGCAGGCCAAATTTTTCAATCGGTCCCATTTCGCGGTCATGGGCATAGTCACCGAGATGCGCATGGTGAGAAAGGTGGTCGTCTTTGTACTGCTGAAAACACCCTGACAGGAGCGAAGAACATAGTCTGCCAATAGCCACGTTGTCTTCACGGTGCTCTGAAAAGGATGAATGAGTGCATTCGTGAACAATGTTGTTTAGCCCACGTAGTCGCGTGCCAATAAACACCGAGGTCAGGACCATCAGAAAAACTGTTGCCACAGACAACGTGAATGACAAAAGATAATGCCCTAGGAATATACCAGCCAACACCTGTGCTAGATACACTCCAACGATTACCCATGAACCGAGGCGAGAATATTTAGTCATTCCGAAGAATTGGCGCGAAAATTGATGACGTAGTTGCTGCCCAGACATATGTGCTCCTAGTACTGTTTGGAAACAATCATTACCGCTAAGTGCCATTGTTGAATAGCTTTTTTTGGCACGAGGTTCCGATCACTGCTCAAAAACAATCAGAGTTGCTAATAAATAGCTTGGAGAATCAGGGCAGAAATCAACATTTAGATTGATTTTCTTAACGACATACTAACATCATATTAGGAACTCTAATGGAAAAAGTTGTTCAGACATGCAATATGATTATGATTCATTGCTTGCTTTAGATGCAGTTGCACGAGAAGGCGGCTTTGATGCAGCTGCAAAAGCGCTTGAAGTGACACAATCTGCGGTCAGCCAGAGAATCAAACAGCTTGAGGATAGGGTCGGGTCAGTTCTGATTGTCCGCGGTCGCCCGTGTGTTCCAACAGCAATCGGGATGCAATTGTGCCAGCATTTTGAACAGGTCACTCTGTTGCAACACGAACTCGCTGATCGGATGGACAAACTGATAGATAGGGAGGGCACAAATGCTGCGACAATCCGGATTGCCGTAAACAATGACAGTCTCGCAACTTGGTTTCCATATGTGATGAAACGCGCCGTAAACGACCTTAACGTGCAAATTGAGATCACCCCAGACGATCAGGAGCACACAGAAAAGATCCTGAAATCTGGCGACGCACTCGCGGTTATCACAGACGTCGAAAAGCCTGTGCAAGGATGTCGTCGGATATCGCTTGGGGCAATGGAATATATAGCTGTGGCTTCGGCTGAATTTTATGATGCAAATTTTAAAAAAGGGGTAACGCTCGACACGATTGAAAACACCGCATGTCTAACGTTCAATCGAAAGGATTCAATACAGGATCAGTGGATGAAGCAGTGTTTTGGCATATCTGTAAAAACGTTAACCCATATGGTGCCTTCATATGAAGGATATGTCGCATGTTGCCTGAATGGTACCGGTTGGGGTCTGGTGCCGGGGATCGCTGGATTGCCCTATTTGGAAAGTGGTGAGCTTATAGAACTGGTTTCCAATGAACGAATTCAGATTTCCCTACATTGGCAATCTAGTACGCAGTCGAGCGAAATATTACGGCGGCTCGGAGAAATTGTGAAAGAAGAGGCGCTAATTCACTTAATGCCAGATAGCTTTCGGACCATGTAATGCGAAACCTGTCTTAGAATACAAATTGCTGCACTTGGTCGTAGATCGTTTTTGCGAAGGCTATGCTCCAGAGTTATCGCTCACACGGTAAGTGGGAATAATCGGTCGGGTGTTCTTCGTTCAGATAGAATCTTACACCGAATCTGTCGCCGTCCAAGAACAGCCTGTTGACAAGACGGGTATGCAATAGTCGTTTCACACTTTTTCCGACGGTGAACACAACTTCTTTTTTTGCACTCAAAACCTTAGCTGCACTATTCACATCATACGGATTGTAGATAGCAATGTTTTCTATAGTGACGGTTTTCTTACCTGCCTCCACCGCTAACTTAACTAGTTTTCGGATTGTAGACTGCTGAATACGTGGACCTAAATCTTCTATGCTGTACCAGTTGACAGAAACCGAACTCAGTGTTTCTTCAAGCTTTGGAACTTGTCGCTTCTTGTTGAAAGCTAGATCTGCGTTTACTTTACTTGTTTTTTGATGCGGCGACGCGGCTTGATTTTGTGGATCTTTGGTCGCCGGCACGACAGAAAAGTGCTCTAGTTGATGTTGCATATTAATTCCCCAGTTTGTATCGAAACGCCCTTTAATTAGATGAAGATGTTTTGATCTGTGCGGCAGGACCGAAAAACCGATCTAGTTGTCGCACGTGCAAACTCACTGGACATGTTGAGGTCTGGGCGACTTGTTTTTGCGTGAGAATTTGACTCGATGCTGTTCAATACAGCATCACGACGTGAACGAGCTATTGTGATAAAGTTGGAATTCATGGTGTTCTCCTGAGTGTTGAGATTTTGTATCTGCCATCTCAGGTTGTAGTAATTCGGACAATTGTAGAGTCTTTTTCCAAAAACAAACTATTTCCGAATTAGTTGTAGTCGGACACATTTTGAACAAGATTTGAAATTTTCGGAACAATCAGGGCAAATTGTAGGCTAGAAATGCCTTTTTTTTGACATAGTTCGCGAATTTTAAGGGCAAAGTCTAAAAACTCTGCAGATGAAATTCGTCAATACGCCGTCATATTTGAGGCAAAATTTGGTTTGAACACCGAATCATTGCACCCTAATCACAATCATTAGCGCACCTTATGAATTATAAGTAAACCCCCAAATCCTTCACCGATGAGTAAGATATCAAATTTGCAGCAAACAGACTGAGCAACTCGACTTACGCTGGCTTTTCGATTTTTCTGGCGGAGCTTAGCCCCAAGTTCCCTCCAGCTAGCACCTAGACCCTAGAGTGAAATGTCGCGGCGCAGTTGAAACAAACCACTTTGTCCCGCAGAACCGTCGTCCATGCGCAGCGCTGCGAAGGTCCGCCGTCCGCCTTTACTGTCGTCGACGCGTGCGGCTCAAACCAGACCTTTGTTCCTTGGACAGCAAGCGGCGGTTTCCGACCCTCTTTAATGATTTTTTCAATATCACTTAGGCCTGCTCACTTAGTAAGAACAAACTGTTTCGAAGAATACATATCATTAGGCAAACTTATGACACATTAGAGATAAAGATTAATCATATTAAAAGTAACGAGTTGACTATTTTTCGGAGAGAGTTTTAACGAATGGTAAATGAAATAGCCGAGATTGAGCGTGATGGCGCAGATTTAAGCCGAGGTGAGAGGGTGCATCCGAGCATGCTGCAGAGGAATGCAGCAAAGACAAAGCCAATCACGACAGCAGACAAAAGAATTGAAGAACCTGTTGCCGAACCTGTGTGGACCATTCCTGGCTTTGGTGCCGGGGCAAGGGTGCAAACCTCGTTCGGCTTTGTTCCTGTTGAAGTCTTGCGGATAGGGGATCCAATCAAAACAAGAACAGGTCGCTTCCTTAAAGTAAAGTACGTAGATGAAATACGCCTAGATCGACGGTTTCTTCTAACCCATCCAGAAGCTCAACCAATTACGATCCCGAAAGACGCATTTGACACAAGTGTACCAGGTAAAAATATTTGTGTCTCTGGGGCTCAAGAGGTTTGGCAACCTGGCCGTTTCGACCAAAGGCAGGCAACGGCTGCGGCAAAGCTCATTGGCCAGGGGCGCGTTTTCCGCAATCTCAATGGGTATTTCAATT
This Falsihalocynthiibacter arcticus DNA region includes the following protein-coding sequences:
- a CDS encoding fatty acid desaturase family protein, with protein sequence MSGQQLRHQFSRQFFGMTKYSRLGSWVIVGVYLAQVLAGIFLGHYLLSFTLSVATVFLMVLTSVFIGTRLRGLNNIVHECTHSSFSEHREDNVAIGRLCSSLLSGCFQQYKDDHLSHHAHLGDYAHDREMGPIEKFGLHKPLTRKTILQHMITPLLGRHLKMYSGVNLSGGDGRLFFGIKMALLVTIFVFSIFYPATSAFFVLLPMFYIFPTLNFWTDCLDHAGIVGAEDELEASRNVLAPLPVRLLFFPRNDCFHLVHHLFPNVPARHLETAHVALSKDASYQSQQHAVLPTHRSIIQLAADAS
- a CDS encoding LysR family transcriptional regulator ArgP — translated: MQYDYDSLLALDAVAREGGFDAAAKALEVTQSAVSQRIKQLEDRVGSVLIVRGRPCVPTAIGMQLCQHFEQVTLLQHELADRMDKLIDREGTNAATIRIAVNNDSLATWFPYVMKRAVNDLNVQIEITPDDQEHTEKILKSGDALAVITDVEKPVQGCRRISLGAMEYIAVASAEFYDANFKKGVTLDTIENTACLTFNRKDSIQDQWMKQCFGISVKTLTHMVPSYEGYVACCLNGTGWGLVPGIAGLPYLESGELIELVSNERIQISLHWQSSTQSSEILRRLGEIVKEEALIHLMPDSFRTM
- a CDS encoding mechanosensitive ion channel family protein, with the translated sequence MQVLSRCGGVFRWIFSAVAVCGALGAQTSPAVAQSSNDASAATIPIPRPVRKSETAPEKTSPAEEAGDDGSFEILRTLRSTVLENGKTYGDWETFSKRAQKEVVNATETTENLESLRKKIVVWRDLFLGKEDLNSGQISTLDGQIEALSPTLPSGSNGTEEETAEIVKFKLKGLEKERAVLRVPSLAAAEAFALATGLIREIDRIINARKRSEFLVSTPSPILPQYWAQTIEYLYDFYSIIPAETRVEWHKKDRNQNLLTNAPRILLFLLMALVMFLRWGTWMSKAQDRAAQQTSEPLRRFSSVALSALTNLAPIFGILLILKVLVLLGLFGSHGLALVSGLGQLALMFVVGRWLGQKVFPRENVGNEIFHLTAAQRAEARFYTNILSVILGLSSLGILMFGISTPEKGVEAVLVYPLILGSGLVSFRLVQLFRKGVLDELENSDGTTNPTFRNQVIAFISRLVMIPAILGPILATLGYYNAGVMVTSPLIPSLALLAVILILHQVSNQVYDLIAWRFGASQESIIPVLVGFVLAIGSIPLFAIIAGVRPAQIFDYWNLFLNGFTFGTTRVSPSSLLLFLFAFGAVFTITRLLQGALRSTLLPKTTLDIGGQNAIVSGLGYVGIFLAGLAAIMVAGIDLSSLAIVAGALSVGIGFGLQNIVSNFVSGIILLAERPISEGDWIETSDGQMGYVRDISVRSTRIETFDRTDVIIPNGDLVSGVVTNWTRGNSIGRLILPIGVAYDSDSNQVADLLLEVANGHPMVLATPEPKALFRGFGASSLDFELRLILRDINWKLNVQSDLNHEILRRFNEAGISIPFPQSDLWLRNPEDLKGFGPPPAKPLEEPSI
- a CDS encoding Hint domain-containing protein, with the protein product MVNEIAEIERDGADLSRGERVHPSMLQRNAAKTKPITTADKRIEEPVAEPVWTIPGFGAGARVQTSFGFVPVEVLRIGDPIKTRTGRFLKVKYVDEIRLDRRFLLTHPEAQPITIPKDAFDTSVPGKNICVSGAQEVWQPGRFDQRQATAAAKLIGQGRVFRNLNGYFNYYVFHCFEPCTACIDGLWVNIKPTTPDISID